A genome region from Geminicoccus roseus DSM 18922 includes the following:
- the glpK gene encoding glycerol kinase GlpK → MAGELLLAIDQGTTSTRAILFDRFGRATASAQRELTQHFPFDGRVEHDATEIWQDTLDVCREVLAKANSRPIVAIGITNQRETTVLWERATGRPIYRAIVWQDRRTAQICRELEAEGLGELVRERTGLVIDSYFSGTKLAWLLEHVPGARGMAERGELAFGTVDSWLLWNLTDGRVHATDATNAARTMLFDIRHQRWDDDLLQRLGIPRALLPEVRDSAGDFGETSPAMFGQAIPIRGIAGDQHAATFGQACFEPGMMKSTYGTGCFAVLNTGKEMVASRNRMLTTLCWRLNGEVTYALEGAIFVAGAAIQWVRDGLGVIKSAAETDAMARSLDNNAGVYLVPAFTGLGAPYWDPDARGAIFGLTRDTSHRHIVRASLEAVGYQTADLLAAMKDDVEASGGAGLPASVRVDGGMVANDWVCQWLADICAIPVERPEVIETTALGAAYLAGLGIGLYGDLEEIGRSWSREQQFSPSMATSERTRLVAGWRDAVSRVRSNRN, encoded by the coding sequence ATGGCAGGGGAATTGCTGCTCGCTATCGACCAGGGCACCACCTCGACCCGAGCCATCCTGTTCGACCGCTTTGGCCGGGCTACTGCCAGCGCGCAGCGGGAGCTCACCCAGCACTTCCCGTTCGACGGCCGGGTCGAGCACGACGCCACGGAGATCTGGCAGGACACGCTCGATGTGTGCCGCGAGGTGCTGGCCAAGGCCAACAGCCGACCGATCGTGGCGATCGGCATCACCAACCAACGTGAGACCACCGTACTGTGGGAGCGCGCCACCGGGCGGCCGATCTACCGTGCCATCGTCTGGCAGGACCGCCGGACCGCCCAGATCTGCCGCGAGCTGGAAGCCGAGGGGCTGGGGGAACTCGTCCGCGAGCGCACGGGGCTCGTGATCGACTCCTATTTTTCAGGGACCAAGCTTGCCTGGCTGCTCGAGCATGTACCGGGCGCCAGGGGGATGGCCGAGCGGGGGGAACTCGCCTTCGGGACGGTCGACAGCTGGCTGCTCTGGAACCTGACCGACGGCAGGGTCCATGCCACCGATGCGACCAACGCCGCCCGGACCATGCTGTTCGACATCCGGCACCAGCGATGGGACGATGACCTGCTGCAGCGCCTAGGCATTCCGCGGGCATTGCTGCCGGAGGTGCGGGACAGCGCCGGGGATTTCGGCGAGACGAGCCCCGCCATGTTCGGCCAAGCCATTCCGATCCGCGGCATCGCCGGCGACCAGCATGCCGCCACCTTCGGCCAGGCCTGCTTCGAGCCCGGCATGATGAAGAGCACCTACGGCACCGGCTGCTTCGCCGTGCTCAACACCGGCAAGGAGATGGTGGCCTCGCGCAACCGGATGCTGACCACGCTGTGCTGGCGCCTGAACGGAGAGGTGACCTACGCCTTGGAGGGCGCGATTTTCGTGGCCGGCGCTGCCATCCAATGGGTGCGCGACGGACTGGGCGTCATCAAGAGCGCGGCAGAGACCGATGCCATGGCGCGCTCTCTGGACAATAATGCCGGAGTCTACCTGGTCCCGGCTTTCACCGGCCTTGGCGCTCCCTATTGGGATCCCGACGCCAGGGGCGCCATCTTCGGCCTGACCCGGGACACCAGCCACCGCCACATCGTCCGCGCCAGCCTGGAAGCCGTTGGCTACCAGACCGCCGACCTCCTGGCCGCGATGAAGGATGATGTCGAGGCCAGCGGCGGTGCCGGTCTGCCGGCTTCGGTGCGGGTCGATGGCGGGATGGTCGCCAACGACTGGGTCTGCCAGTGGCTGGCGGACATCTGTGCCATCCCGGTCGAGCGTCCCGAAGTGATCGAGACCACCGCCTTGGGCGCAGCCTATCTGGCTGGCCTGGGCATCGGGCTCTACGGTGACCTGGAGGAAATCGGCCGATCCTGGAGCCGAGAACAACAGTTCTCGCCGTCCATGGCGACGAGCGAAAGAACTAGGCTCGTCGCGGGCTGGAGAGATGCGGTCAGCCGGGTCCGCAGCAACAGGAATTGA